The following proteins are co-located in the Acidobacteriota bacterium genome:
- a CDS encoding TonB-dependent receptor, with protein MKMFRMDREGLGAVLGRTVGFRARRHAVLWALSLSLVVGAVGPLAAQPTSDADSGTISGVVRDRDGQPVTRGEVLLVDRHLRRELSADGTFRFEDLPPGNYLLEAETPLAGNGVARVAVRSGEAVDLEIGVDRAVVGDEIFVTGSAIARSRLDVAQPTTTLSGDELDRRLQSSLGETLAAEPGINATSFGNGASRPVIRGLGGDRVRTLESGVGSADASNLSPDHAVSTDPLAAERIEVLRGPATLLYGSSAVGGVVNVLDGRVPSYVPEAPISGSVEIVGGTAADEKAGAVSLNGGGGAFAWHADYQKREADDYEVPGPPSLDEDEDEDEPFTGVLENSAVETESGAFGASWVGENGYFGVAVSGFDTLYGVPGGHGHHEEEGHHEEEEHEEEEEEEEEEIIRIDLEQRRVDLRGEVLRAFGPFQGIKVRLGVADYEHQELEGEEIGTLFENDSLEARVELVQAERGPWSGSIGLQFGDSDFSAIGEEAFVPPSTTQSLAVFAFEEFERGAITWQGGLRFETQDVETSFSDRSYDGLSASAGLIWRPQDGYAVAASLARTTRLPTSTELFADGPHLATGAFEIGDPNLDEEISTGLDVSFRKTEGRLTGSVALFANRFDDFIFESFTGEEEDELPVVRFLQRDAEFTGAEVDGRIHLAEFGGGHLDLLVGGDLVRAELRGSGENLPRIPPLRLRAGLDYHRGPLRAVVEVRDVDRQDRTAPEETPTDGYTTVDASVGYRFLAGPTVVDALLRGRNLTDEERRNHVSFLKDDVLLPGRDVSLVLRVSF; from the coding sequence ATGAAGATGTTTCGAATGGACCGGGAGGGCCTTGGAGCCGTTCTCGGACGCACTGTTGGATTTCGCGCGCGGCGCCATGCTGTGCTGTGGGCGCTGAGTCTCTCGCTGGTCGTCGGGGCGGTGGGTCCGCTTGCGGCGCAACCGACTTCCGACGCCGATTCCGGCACCATCTCCGGAGTGGTGCGCGACCGTGACGGCCAACCGGTTACGCGCGGCGAGGTGCTGCTGGTGGATCGCCACCTGCGCCGCGAGCTGAGCGCCGATGGCACCTTTCGCTTTGAAGATCTGCCGCCGGGCAACTATCTGCTGGAAGCTGAAACGCCGCTCGCCGGCAACGGCGTGGCGCGGGTAGCGGTGCGCTCTGGCGAGGCCGTCGACTTGGAGATCGGGGTGGACCGGGCGGTGGTCGGCGACGAGATCTTCGTCACCGGCTCGGCGATCGCCCGGAGCCGGCTGGATGTTGCCCAGCCGACCACTACCCTGTCCGGCGACGAGCTGGATCGGCGCCTTCAGTCGTCCCTCGGCGAAACCCTCGCCGCGGAGCCCGGCATCAACGCCACCTCCTTCGGCAACGGCGCCAGCCGGCCGGTGATCCGCGGCCTGGGCGGCGACCGGGTGCGGACCTTGGAAAGCGGTGTCGGTAGCGCCGATGCATCCAACCTGAGCCCGGACCACGCGGTGTCCACGGATCCCCTGGCGGCGGAGCGCATCGAGGTGCTGCGCGGCCCGGCGACGCTGCTCTATGGCAGTTCCGCCGTCGGCGGCGTGGTCAACGTGCTCGACGGCCGGGTGCCGAGCTACGTGCCCGAGGCGCCGATTTCCGGCAGCGTCGAGATCGTCGGTGGCACCGCCGCCGATGAGAAGGCCGGCGCCGTTTCCTTGAACGGCGGCGGCGGGGCCTTCGCCTGGCACGCCGACTACCAGAAGCGCGAGGCGGACGACTACGAAGTGCCCGGCCCTCCCTCCCTGGACGAAGACGAAGATGAAGACGAGCCCTTCACCGGGGTGCTGGAGAACAGCGCCGTCGAGACCGAGAGCGGCGCCTTCGGTGCCTCCTGGGTCGGCGAGAATGGCTACTTCGGCGTCGCCGTCAGCGGCTTCGACACCCTTTACGGCGTCCCCGGTGGCCACGGTCATCACGAAGAAGAGGGACACCACGAAGAGGAAGAGCACGAGGAAGAAGAAGAGGAAGAGGAAGAGGAGATCATCCGCATCGACCTCGAGCAGCGCCGGGTGGACCTGCGCGGTGAGGTACTGCGCGCCTTCGGGCCCTTCCAGGGCATCAAGGTGCGTCTCGGCGTCGCCGACTACGAGCACCAGGAGCTGGAAGGCGAGGAGATCGGCACGCTGTTCGAAAACGACTCGCTGGAAGCCCGCGTGGAGCTGGTGCAGGCCGAGCGCGGCCCTTGGAGTGGCTCCATCGGCCTGCAGTTCGGCGACAGCGATTTTTCGGCGATTGGCGAGGAGGCCTTCGTGCCGCCGTCGACCACTCAGTCGCTGGCGGTCTTCGCCTTCGAGGAGTTTGAACGCGGCGCCATCACCTGGCAGGGCGGTCTACGCTTCGAAACTCAGGACGTGGAGACCTCTTTCAGCGATCGCTCCTATGACGGCCTGAGTGCCTCTGCTGGCCTGATCTGGCGGCCGCAGGATGGTTACGCGGTCGCCGCATCCCTGGCTCGCACCACTCGTTTGCCGACCTCGACGGAACTCTTCGCCGACGGCCCACACCTTGCCACCGGTGCCTTCGAGATCGGCGATCCGAATCTCGACGAGGAGATCTCCACCGGTCTCGACGTGTCCTTCCGCAAGACGGAGGGTCGCCTGACCGGCTCCGTCGCGCTGTTTGCCAACCGCTTCGACGATTTCATCTTCGAGTCCTTCACCGGCGAGGAGGAAGACGAGCTGCCGGTGGTGCGCTTCCTGCAGCGCGACGCCGAGTTCACCGGCGCCGAGGTCGACGGCCGGATTCACTTGGCCGAATTCGGAGGCGGCCATCTCGATCTGCTGGTAGGCGGCGATCTGGTGCGCGCCGAACTGCGCGGCAGCGGTGAGAACCTGCCGCGCATTCCGCCGCTCCGGCTGCGTGCCGGGCTGGACTACCACCGTGGCCCGCTGCGTGCCGTCGTCGAGGTGCGGGATGTCGATCGCCAGGACCGCACGGCACCGGAGGAGACGCCGACGGACGGCTACACCACCGTCGACGCCTCTGTCGGCTACCGCTTCCTCGCCGGACCGACGGTGGTCGACGCCCTGCTGCGCGGACGCAACTTGACGGACGAAGAGCGCCGCAATCACGTTTCCTTCCTAAAGGACGACGTGCTGCTGCCCGGGCGCGACGTTTCTCTGGTGTTGCGCGTATCGTTCTGA
- a CDS encoding SO_0444 family Cu/Zn efflux transporter: MSLLSILLAVLEGAWETFFLAAPFVLFGLFVAGVLHVLISRRAVERWMGKGGLGAVSKAAAFGVPLPICSCGIVPVSIELKRKGASRPANLSFLITTPESSADAIFLTWAMLGPVMAIARPVASFFTALIAGVLAIAEKAGLRREDSDDQPLDEAVLADSGVHLHDHHTESAAEEETLGWSGLWRALRRRDGATLRTAGRKVGHYAFVEMLDDIAFWLIVGFLLAGVIVAVVPDDLAAGGGLVPMLILLVAGIPLYMCASASTPVGAALVAKGVSPGAAMVFLLAGPATNAASLVLLLQHFGRRFVRIYLVSIAAGALVTGLVLDFLLGVAGWNVVARLTAETEGWVGFLHTASVVVFGLLLVWRLFAGAFRQGMHEAADNLRGARAFVASRWPKLRLRHLVAAAVAAVALFWLSIGVAVIPPDSAGFRVLFGRAARQPLPPGLHFGAPVPFGRIDVWRVDYPRKADVGFRTDLEAIAQRREISLFANPNEWHSPVAAMNSRPLEAGYLTGDENLLEMTFTVHYGLDEPYRFFYAMDQRRDFVALYARSVARHEVASRTLDALLTEDRPVVEQRLRDRLQESLDAIDSGVRVNSVHVVDLHPPQEVVAAFRDVSSANEDRASRILRAEEMREQEVPRARGQGLLERAAAAAAAEGRATEAAGAAESFTARAGALAGDRSLLTHLLWIESAERVLAGRPKVVLPPGTGGGSIGLWRGADGPRPNRSPAPQKKPFDREIDHP, encoded by the coding sequence ATGTCTCTTCTGTCGATTCTTCTCGCCGTCCTCGAAGGCGCCTGGGAAACCTTTTTCCTGGCCGCACCCTTCGTGCTGTTCGGCCTGTTCGTGGCGGGTGTGCTGCATGTGCTGATCTCCCGCCGCGCGGTGGAGCGATGGATGGGAAAGGGTGGCCTCGGAGCGGTCTCCAAGGCCGCCGCCTTCGGCGTGCCGCTGCCGATCTGCTCCTGCGGCATCGTGCCGGTCTCCATCGAACTGAAGCGCAAGGGCGCCAGCCGGCCCGCTAACCTCTCCTTTCTCATCACCACCCCGGAGTCGAGCGCCGACGCTATCTTCCTGACCTGGGCAATGCTTGGACCGGTGATGGCCATCGCCCGGCCGGTCGCTTCGTTCTTCACGGCGCTTATCGCCGGGGTGCTGGCGATTGCCGAGAAGGCCGGCCTGCGGAGGGAAGACTCCGATGACCAGCCTCTGGATGAAGCGGTCCTGGCCGACAGCGGTGTCCATCTGCATGACCACCACACGGAATCGGCGGCGGAAGAGGAGACTCTTGGCTGGTCCGGCCTGTGGCGGGCCCTGCGCCGGCGCGACGGTGCGACGCTTCGCACCGCCGGCCGCAAGGTCGGACACTACGCTTTCGTCGAAATGCTCGACGACATCGCCTTCTGGCTGATCGTCGGCTTCCTCCTCGCCGGGGTGATCGTGGCGGTGGTGCCGGACGACCTCGCCGCCGGCGGCGGTCTGGTGCCGATGCTGATCCTGCTGGTGGCGGGCATTCCCCTCTACATGTGCGCCTCCGCTTCGACGCCGGTGGGCGCGGCGCTGGTCGCCAAGGGCGTGAGCCCCGGAGCGGCGATGGTCTTTCTCCTGGCCGGCCCGGCGACCAACGCCGCCTCGCTGGTGCTCCTGCTGCAGCACTTCGGGCGTCGCTTCGTGCGCATCTATCTGGTGAGTATCGCCGCGGGTGCCCTCGTCACCGGCCTGGTTCTCGACTTTCTGCTCGGCGTGGCCGGCTGGAACGTGGTCGCGCGTCTCACCGCCGAGACGGAGGGGTGGGTGGGCTTTCTCCACACCGCGTCGGTGGTGGTCTTCGGCCTGCTGCTCGTCTGGCGGCTGTTTGCCGGTGCCTTCCGCCAGGGGATGCACGAGGCGGCGGACAACCTGCGCGGCGCCCGCGCCTTCGTCGCCAGCCGCTGGCCGAAACTGCGGCTGCGTCACCTGGTGGCCGCTGCCGTGGCGGCCGTCGCTCTCTTCTGGCTGTCGATCGGCGTGGCGGTGATCCCGCCGGATTCCGCCGGTTTCCGGGTGCTCTTCGGCCGGGCGGCGCGGCAGCCGCTGCCGCCGGGCCTGCACTTCGGGGCGCCGGTGCCGTTCGGCCGCATCGACGTTTGGCGGGTGGATTATCCGCGCAAGGCCGACGTCGGTTTCCGCACCGATCTGGAGGCCATCGCCCAGCGGCGGGAGATCTCGCTCTTCGCCAACCCCAATGAATGGCACAGCCCGGTGGCGGCGATGAACTCCCGGCCGTTGGAGGCGGGCTATCTGACCGGCGACGAGAACCTGCTGGAGATGACCTTCACGGTGCACTACGGGCTCGACGAGCCCTACCGATTTTTCTACGCCATGGACCAGAGGCGCGATTTCGTCGCCCTCTACGCCCGTTCGGTGGCGCGCCATGAAGTGGCTTCGCGCACCCTCGACGCCTTGTTGACGGAGGACCGCCCGGTCGTCGAGCAGCGCCTCCGCGATCGCCTGCAGGAATCCCTGGACGCCATCGACTCCGGTGTGCGGGTGAACTCCGTCCACGTCGTGGACCTCCATCCGCCGCAGGAAGTGGTGGCCGCCTTCCGGGATGTCTCGTCGGCCAACGAAGACCGGGCGTCGCGCATTCTGCGGGCCGAAGAAATGCGCGAGCAGGAAGTGCCCCGGGCGCGCGGCCAGGGGCTGCTGGAGCGTGCCGCCGCGGCCGCCGCGGCCGAGGGCCGGGCCACCGAGGCGGCCGGCGCGGCGGAGTCCTTCACCGCCCGGGCCGGCGCCCTCGCCGGAGATCGCTCGCTGCTGACCCATCTGCTGTGGATCGAGTCCGCCGAGCGGGTGCTCGCCGGCCGTCCGAAGGTGGTCCTGCCGCCGGGAACCGGCGGCGGATCCATCGGTCTGTGGCGCGGCGCCGACGGTCCGCGGCCGAACCGCTCGCCAGCGCCGCAGAAGAAACCCTTCGACCGGGAGATCGACCACCCATGA
- a CDS encoding protease modulator HflC — MRFRFVQIVLLILVLLWLSTAVFTVPESEMGLVTRFGAPRAAAAGPGLHFKAPWPIDSVLRLDARLLVFDGEPIELLTADKKNVLVDSYLCWRIADPVRFAQTVKNRAEAEARLLDVSAAELGAAVGAVPMEGFINTDEEALELRAMSRRVAEAVDSLTRTNFGIEIVDLQVNGFTLPPQNRASVIARMRAERARIATRYRSEGEEKALEIEAAALAERERILAEARSEAEAARGEGEAEALAIFADAYRADPSFYRFLRTLEAYESIVDEETTVFLESDSPLMRTLDGP, encoded by the coding sequence ATGAGATTCCGCTTCGTACAGATCGTTCTGTTGATCCTCGTCCTGCTGTGGCTGTCGACGGCGGTGTTCACGGTGCCCGAATCGGAGATGGGGCTGGTCACCCGCTTCGGAGCGCCGCGCGCCGCGGCCGCCGGTCCGGGCCTCCACTTCAAGGCGCCTTGGCCGATCGACTCGGTCCTCCGTCTCGACGCCCGGCTGCTGGTGTTCGACGGCGAGCCGATCGAGCTGCTGACGGCGGACAAGAAGAACGTGCTGGTGGACAGCTACCTGTGCTGGCGCATCGCCGATCCGGTGCGCTTCGCCCAGACCGTCAAGAACCGGGCCGAGGCGGAAGCCCGCCTCCTCGACGTGTCCGCGGCGGAGCTGGGCGCGGCGGTCGGCGCAGTGCCGATGGAGGGCTTCATCAACACCGACGAAGAGGCTCTCGAGCTGCGCGCCATGTCCCGCCGGGTAGCCGAGGCGGTGGACTCCTTGACCCGCACCAACTTCGGCATCGAAATCGTCGATCTGCAGGTCAACGGCTTCACCCTGCCGCCGCAAAACCGCGCCAGCGTCATCGCCCGCATGCGCGCCGAGCGCGCCCGCATCGCTACCCGCTATCGCAGCGAGGGCGAGGAGAAGGCGCTGGAGATCGAGGCCGCGGCCCTCGCCGAGCGCGAGCGCATTCTGGCTGAGGCGCGCTCCGAAGCGGAAGCGGCGCGCGGCGAGGGTGAGGCCGAGGCGCTCGCCATCTTCGCCGATGCCTACCGCGCCGATCCGTCCTTTTATCGCTTCCTGCGCACCCTCGAAGCCTACGAGTCGATCGTCGATGAAGAGACGACGGTGTTCCTCGAATCCGATTCACCCCTGATGCGGACCCTCGATGGCCCCTGA
- a CDS encoding protease modulator HflK gives MAPDSPMPPPSVRWIRGAVEYTRRRRRAVFGALAAVILLLWLAAGIYSVGNGESAALLRFGRYTGQPVASGLRFRLPGVERVEKVATGEVFRLEIFGEKVPDLVLITGDENLIETTLVVQYQVAETGRFLFGSEDPELLVAQVVRAALVETVASLPVDTVLTSGKAAIQNRVRTEAQRLLEGYGAGVVLTAVNLQAVDPPREAAAAFRDVSDAKAQAAGQISDAESARERELSLARGGAEQLLSRAGADADRRRQQARGAAERFRQVLAQKRRTPGQTETDLWLETVQSTLPQARVIVLAPGQRPVIDVQMVEEGAATPVPRR, from the coding sequence ATGGCCCCTGATTCCCCAATGCCTCCGCCGAGCGTCCGCTGGATTCGCGGCGCGGTGGAGTACACCCGCCGGCGCCGCCGGGCGGTTTTCGGCGCGCTGGCGGCGGTGATTCTGTTGCTGTGGCTGGCAGCGGGAATCTACTCCGTGGGCAACGGCGAGTCCGCCGCCCTGCTGCGTTTCGGACGCTATACAGGGCAACCGGTGGCCTCCGGGCTGCGCTTTCGATTGCCGGGGGTCGAGCGGGTGGAGAAGGTCGCCACCGGCGAAGTTTTCCGGTTGGAAATCTTCGGCGAAAAGGTACCGGATCTGGTGCTGATCACCGGCGACGAAAACCTGATCGAGACCACTTTGGTGGTGCAGTACCAGGTGGCCGAGACGGGGCGGTTCTTGTTCGGCAGTGAGGATCCGGAGCTGTTGGTGGCCCAGGTGGTGCGGGCGGCGCTGGTGGAGACGGTGGCCTCCCTGCCGGTGGATACGGTGCTCACCTCCGGCAAGGCGGCGATCCAGAACCGCGTCCGCACCGAGGCGCAGCGTCTGCTCGAAGGCTACGGCGCCGGGGTCGTGCTGACCGCCGTCAACCTGCAGGCGGTCGATCCGCCGCGCGAGGCGGCGGCGGCCTTCCGGGATGTGAGCGACGCCAAGGCTCAGGCGGCCGGCCAGATCAGCGACGCCGAGAGCGCCCGGGAGCGCGAGCTATCCCTCGCCCGCGGCGGAGCGGAACAACTCCTCTCCCGGGCCGGCGCCGACGCCGACCGCCGCCGGCAACAAGCCCGCGGCGCCGCCGAGCGGTTCCGTCAAGTCCTCGCCCAGAAGCGCCGCACGCCGGGGCAGACGGAAACGGACCTGTGGCTCGAAACGGTCCAGTCCACCCTGCCCCAGGCGCGGGTGATCGTCCTGGCCCCGGGCCAGCGGCCGGTGATCGATGTCCAGATGGTGGAAGAGGGGGCGGCGACGCCCGTCCCCCGCCGCTGA